Sequence from the bacterium genome:
CCGTTTTTGTGAGAGACCGTCCCCGGCCGTCGGTTCCCCGTACCGGGATTGATCCGCTCCTTCCGGTCCGATGCTTCAAGAAAAAGTCTACTCCGTGACGGAGATCACTCGCGAGATCAAGCGGGTGATCCATGAAGGATTCGGCACGCTGTGGGTCGAAGGCGAGATCTCTGGCTATAAGCGTCACACGTCCGGCCATCATTACTTCACCCTGAAAGACGGCAGCGCGCAGATTCCCTGTGCCATGTGGCGCATGAACGCGTCCCGCCAAACCTTCCCGCCGCAAGACGGCATGAAGGTGCAGGCGTGGGGGAATCTCGAAGTCTACGAGCCGGCCGGCCGCTATCAACTCATCGTCGTTCAGCTGCGTCCCGCCGGCGTCGGCGAATTGCAGCGCGCGTTCGAGGAGCGGGTGGAGAAGCTGCGCGCCGAGGGCTTGTTTGCGTTGGAACGCAAGCGCTCCCTACCGAAGTTTCCGCGGGAGATCGGTTTGGTAACCTCCGCCGACGGAGCGGCGCTGCAGGACATGCGAACCGTGGCCGCCCGCCGCTGGCCGGCGGCGCAACTGATTCTCGCGCCCGTCAAGGTACAGGGTGCCGGTGCGGCAGAGGAAATCGCCGCCGCCGTTGACCGCTTCAGCCACGAAAACCGCGTGAATGTCATCGTAGTCGGTCGGGGCGGGGGATCGCTGGAAGACCTGTGGGCGTTCAACGAAGAGATCGTTGCCCGCGCCATCTACCGCAGCCGGATTCCGGTGGTGTCCGCCGTCGGACATGAAGTGGACGTAACCATTGCCGACTTCGTGGCCGACGTGCGAGCGCCCACGCCGTCGGCGGCCATGGAACTGGTGCTTCCCGACCGCCCGGAAGTTGTCGAACGTGTAGCGGATTTGGCCCGCCGGCTCTCGTCGCGGCGAGCGCAGCTCCTGCGATCTCTCCGCGAACGCTTGACCTCGCTGCGGAGTCACTGGGCTTTGCGGCAGCCGGTCAACGTGGTCTATCTGGCCAGTCAGAGATTGGACGAAATCCGCGCGCGATTCGTTTCGACCTGCCTTCGCTCGCTGAGCGACCGGCGGGGGCGGATCGAACGACTGAGCGAGCTGGCCGGAGTGCTCAGTCCACAAGCCATGCTCGAACGCGGCTATTCCATCGTGCGCGATGAAGTCGGCCGGGTCGTGCGAGACGCCACGGAACTTCAAGCAGGAGGATTCGTTTCCCTGACGTTTGCCAGGGGCGAAGCCGACGCGGAAATACGAACGGTTCGACGGACGGAATGCTATCATGACCGAGAAAACGAAGCGTAAGGAAGAGCCTGTCGGCGAACCCGGGTCATTCGAAGACGCCATCGAACGTCTGGAGACTCTGGTTGCCGGGCTTGAATCCGGCGAGGTTCCTCTGGAGAAATCCGTTAAGGCGTTCGAAGAGGGGCAACGACTCATCGCCTATTGTGAAAAGACTCTGAAGGCGGCCGAACAGGCCTTGAAACAGATTGCGGCCGACGCCGACAAGGCGTTGGGAAACCGCGATGAGCCGAAGTAGCGTCTAAGCAAAGCGAGACCGACGCATGATTCTGGGACTTATGGGCAATCTGTCCAAACCCAGCTTCCGGGAAATCCTGCCCGGGCTGGTGGCGAATCTGCACGCGCGGGGCGTGAAGTTCGTTCTGGATGAGGCCGCCGCCCAGGGACTCGATCTCGCTCCGGCCGAAAAAGCCCCTGCCGAACAGTTGGCCGACGTCGCGTCGGTGATGCTCAGCTTCGGCGGCGACGGCACGTTGCTCCGCACCGCGCGAAC
This genomic interval carries:
- the xseB gene encoding exodeoxyribonuclease VII small subunit; protein product: MTEKTKRKEEPVGEPGSFEDAIERLETLVAGLESGEVPLEKSVKAFEEGQRLIAYCEKTLKAAEQALKQIAADADKALGNRDEPK
- the xseA gene encoding exodeoxyribonuclease VII large subunit; this translates as MTEITREIKRVIHEGFGTLWVEGEISGYKRHTSGHHYFTLKDGSAQIPCAMWRMNASRQTFPPQDGMKVQAWGNLEVYEPAGRYQLIVVQLRPAGVGELQRAFEERVEKLRAEGLFALERKRSLPKFPREIGLVTSADGAALQDMRTVAARRWPAAQLILAPVKVQGAGAAEEIAAAVDRFSHENRVNVIVVGRGGGSLEDLWAFNEEIVARAIYRSRIPVVSAVGHEVDVTIADFVADVRAPTPSAAMELVLPDRPEVVERVADLARRLSSRRAQLLRSLRERLTSLRSHWALRQPVNVVYLASQRLDEIRARFVSTCLRSLSDRRGRIERLSELAGVLSPQAMLERGYSIVRDEVGRVVRDATELQAGGFVSLTFARGEADAEIRTVRRTECYHDRENEA